The segment CCAGGTCGCTCAGTGACCCGGCCATCCGCACGGCGACGCCGTCTTCGAACTGGGCGACCCCGCGCCAATTGAGCCACACCGATCGTCCCGATCCGTGGCGCGCGCGGAAATCCACCGAAAAGTTCGGGCGGTTGCCCGACAGGTGCCGGCGGTACGCCGCTTGCACGCGCTCGTGGTCATCGGGATCGATGAGCTGTTGCAGAAAGTTCCAGCCGCCATCGTGCAGGTGGCCGCCGTCGTCCAGCCCGATAATCTCATTGAAGCGTTGGGACACATGCAGCACGTCCGTCTGCAGGTTCCAATCCCAGATGCCGTCATTGGATCCGCGGGTGGCGAGCGCATAGCGGTTGTCCGATTGCAGCAGTTCGAGCTCGGTGTTTTTCTGCTGGGTCACGTCGATCATCAGGCCGATCATGCGATTCGGACGTCCCTTGTCGACATCCACGCGACACAGGTCGCGCACCCAGACGACCTTGCCGGATTTGGCAATCAGCCGGTAACTCATCTCGTACGCATAACTGTGCGTCGCGTGGTATGCGGCATCGTCGATGACCAGTGCCGCCGGCAGGTCATCGGGATGTACGTGATGCCGCCAGAAGCCCGGGTCGGACCGCCACTCTTCCACCGTGTAGCCGAAGAGGCGCTCGACCTGCGGGCTGAGGAACGTATTGCCCACACCGAGCTCGGCCTCCCAGACCACGCCGTCGATGGTTTCCAGCAGCCGCAGGAAGCGCTGGCGGACCTCGATCAGCACCTGCTCGGTGATCTCGGTGATCTCGATCAGCACACCCTGGCGACTGATCACCCGATCTGCCGCGTCGGTCTTCGGCTGCATATGCAGACGCATCCAGCGATAGTCCGACGTTGCCAGGCGCAACCGGAACACCGGCATGCCTGCTCTCAGGGTTCCCGTGTCGTCGGGATGCACGAAGTCGAGCAGGGACCGGCCGAGCGCCTCATCCACCGAATGGCCGGTGAGCTTGTGCCAGGCGGGATTCAGGTAGGTGATGGTCCACAGCGCATCCGTCTGCACCACCGCCTCGGGAAGCAGTTGCAGCAGTTCTCCGGGCGACGTGGGGGGGACGGCCATTTGTCTTTTATCCTCACCGAAGCGCTGGCATCCAGTCCAGCGAAAGCAGGGAGCGGGCGCACCGGGGAGGCGGCCGGCACTCCGCGGTGGAGCCCGATCCTGAACGGTTTGTCCGGTGGGGTGAGCGGGGCCTCGATCGCGACATGGCGGCGCCCCGGGCATGCTGGCCGACCCGACAACTGCCCGGCATCCACAGCGAGCTGACGCTGGTCGGCGGAAAGATCGTCTACGACAGCGGTCTGCTCACCGGGAAATCGCGGTCGGGGCATTGACCGGCGGGGAACGGGGGCGCAGGCAATCCGGCCGGGATCATCGCCCCCGGCCCCTCTGCGGCTTGCCCGCCGGGGAGCGATCCGGCGGGAGCCCGGCGCGGCTAGTGCGCGCCGTTCAGCAGCTCGTTCAACTGCGCGAACTGCTCCGCCGCGCAGTCGCTGCCGCCGGACGCCATGGTCTCGTCCAGCGCCTCCTTCGACGGATGGAGGTCGTGCATGACGACACGCGTCTGCCCGTCCTGTTCCTCGAAGGTCACCGTGGTGACCGCACCGCCGTCGCCGCCCTCCTCGTTGGTCCAGACCACCTTGGAGCAGGGCGTCACCTCCAGGTAGCGGCCGAAGAACGTCATCGGCTGGTCCGACGAGGGGTGGCCGAGCTCGAGGCGGTAGGTGCCGCCCGTGCGGGCGTCCATCTCGCAGGCCAGGAAGGTGATGCCGAACGAGGCCGGCGTCCACCATTGGCGGAACAGATCCGGCTTGGTCCACGCCTCGAATACGCGGCGCGCCGGTGCGTCGAACAGGCGCGTCACCACCATTTCACGGTCGGAGACCCGCTTCACGTCGGTGGCATGGTTGCCACTGGCAGTCTCTTTTTCTGCATCCACCAGCCTTCTCCTGCGGTTTGGGAAACGGGGGGCACAACAGGGGCGGGTTCGCTGTTTTGCGACTCGAACCCATCCCGCCTGGCTTGCTCAGGCGTGCGGTGGGATGGCGTTGGGGTCCATCCACATCACTTCCCAGATATGACCATCGGGATCCTCGAAGCTGCGTCCGTACATGAAGCCGTAGTCCTGCACGGGCGTGGGGTCAGCTTTGCCGCCGGCGCTGCTGGCCTTGGCGACCAGGCTGGACACCTCGTCGCGGCTGTCTGCCGACAGGCAAAGCAGCACCTGCGCGTTCGCGTGCGCATCGACGATCGGCTTGCTGGTGAACTGGCGCCACTTCTCGTGGGTGAGAAGCATCGCGTGAATCGTGTCCGAGAACACCATGCACGCGGCGGTATCGTCACTGAAGGCGGGGTTGTTGCCTGCGCCCAACGCCTCGTAGAACGCCTTCGACCGCTCCAGGTCCTTCACCGGCAGGTTGATGAAGATCAGCTTGCTCATGCACTTTTCCTTTGGATGGATGCCGCGGCGGGATCGCCGCGTCGTTGAGCCGACGAACGGGGCGGAAGGAAATCGACAGGCCCCCGGGGCGGAACGGGCGCCGGATCCGGCGCTCCGGTGTCTGGCGGACCTGGCCGGCTGGGCCGGACGGGTGGATTGGCTCGACATGGTGGGGCGGAAGCCTTTTCCGGGAGGCGACCGGAGGCCAGGGAATTCGTGCCCCATGGCCGTAGGAGAGGGTGCTCCCTGGCCTGGGCTCCGGATCCACACGGCGCCGGGGCCGGCGCGATGGATGAGGGCGGCGAACCCGGGCCCGTTCGGCCTCTCCAGGACGATGGGCCCAGTGCGACAGCCGGACTGAATGGCGTCCAGCATGCCGGCATCGCGCCGCGTGTCGGGACCGTCGCGGGAAAGGCGAGGGGGCTCTGCATGTCGGAGAGAAAGGCCGCGGGCGGATCGCGCTGTCCGATGGCGCCTGCAGTGAAGCGTCGAGTCCGCTCCCTCTGCGGAGACCTACCAGATCAGGTCGTCCGGTACCTGGAACCGGGCGTAGTAGGCGTCGTCCTCGCTGGCTGGTGCCTCGGATCCGCCGCGGCCGTGATCGAGGACGATGGCGCCGGCATCGCGCTCGTAGATCTTCTCGGCTGCGGCGCGGGGGATCAGTTCGTAGCCCTGGTCGAGCCGCGCGATCACCAGCGTGCCGCTGGCGAGCTGGCTGCGCAGGGCTTCGTTCACCAGCACGCTGCGGATCGCCTTGCCGTCGGTGAAGCGATAGTCGATCTCGCCGCTGCGCTTGACCCTGTGCGTGTCGATGATCTGGCGAATCTGCGCGCGCAGCTCGGCGGCACGGGCCTGGGCATTGCGCTCGGCGGCCAGCGCGCGGTCGCGTTCGCCGCGCTCCGCCTTCAGGCGTTCCACATCGACGCCCTGCTCCCGCGGCACCGCCGCGCCCTGCTTGCCCTGCTTCTGCTTGGCCTGCTCGCGCGCTACCTGGTTGACCTTGGCCTTGTTGACCAGGCCTGCCTTGAGAAGTTGATCCTGCAGGGGGTTGCGCACGGTAGGGTCACGTCGTGAATGGGCAGGCCATTGTAGTGCCGTGGTCGAACGGAACGGAGTCTGATTTGCCCGATCTGTATAGGAAGCAGGGGCCGGGCGCACGGTCTTGAAGCGAGCGACTCACCGCCCCCGTGGGTCACACTATCTGATCGGTCCTGGCGGAGCAGCGCAAACAACAGCAACTCGTGATCCCGCGCCCCAGAAGTCCGCTTCACGCCAACGT is part of the Dyella thiooxydans genome and harbors:
- a CDS encoding sensor domain-containing diguanylate cyclase gives rise to the protein MAVPPTSPGELLQLLPEAVVQTDALWTITYLNPAWHKLTGHSVDEALGRSLLDFVHPDDTGTLRAGMPVFRLRLATSDYRWMRLHMQPKTDAADRVISRQGVLIEITEITEQVLIEVRQRFLRLLETIDGVVWEAELGVGNTFLSPQVERLFGYTVEEWRSDPGFWRHHVHPDDLPAALVIDDAAYHATHSYAYEMSYRLIAKSGKVVWVRDLCRVDVDKGRPNRMIGLMIDVTQQKNTELELLQSDNRYALATRGSNDGIWDWNLQTDVLHVSQRFNEIIGLDDGGHLHDGGWNFLQQLIDPDDHERVQAAYRRHLSGNRPNFSVDFRARHGSGRSVWLNWRGVAQFEDGVAVRMAGSLSDLAERGSSYDALTNLPGRPLFRDRLEHAIALHQDRASRGGEPRTAGDNTMFAVLLLDLDRFKAVNDTLGHHVGDQLLQQVARRLESCVRAIDLVARMSGDEFNVLLESVDHADATDRAHQIAAALAAPYRIGPHTVTCGASIGVVSSRAGFATTDDYLRAADAAMYQAKSQALGVCVFSGSEGKKKGSRFI
- a CDS encoding SRPBCC family protein codes for the protein MDAEKETASGNHATDVKRVSDREMVVTRLFDAPARRVFEAWTKPDLFRQWWTPASFGITFLACEMDARTGGTYRLELGHPSSDQPMTFFGRYLEVTPCSKVVWTNEEGGDGGAVTTVTFEEQDGQTRVVMHDLHPSKEALDETMASGGSDCAAEQFAQLNELLNGAH
- a CDS encoding VOC family protein; its protein translation is MSKLIFINLPVKDLERSKAFYEALGAGNNPAFSDDTAACMVFSDTIHAMLLTHEKWRQFTSKPIVDAHANAQVLLCLSADSRDEVSSLVAKASSAGGKADPTPVQDYGFMYGRSFEDPDGHIWEVMWMDPNAIPPHA
- a CDS encoding DUF2058 domain-containing protein; translation: MRNPLQDQLLKAGLVNKAKVNQVAREQAKQKQGKQGAAVPREQGVDVERLKAERGERDRALAAERNAQARAAELRAQIRQIIDTHRVKRSGEIDYRFTDGKAIRSVLVNEALRSQLASGTLVIARLDQGYELIPRAAAEKIYERDAGAIVLDHGRGGSEAPASEDDAYYARFQVPDDLIW